The genomic stretch TGCCGGGAGCCATCAAGAACCTGCTCGCGAACTTCGAGGAGCGTCGTGAGGGCGGCGAGACCTTCCGCGAGTTCGTCGAGCGCACCGACGAGGACGACCTCGCCGACCTGGTCGAACCCGAGGAGACCAGCTACGACGACCCGATGATGCACAACACGAAGATGACGTGGTATCCCTACGCGGAAGACGACTCGATGGACGCCAGCCCCGCGCCGACCGACGGCGAGGGCCAGCCGCTTCCCTCGGACGACTAACCACGACCTTTTTCTCCGGGAGGTTCGCCAGTGCCTCCGGCGCTGGCTCAACCCCCGGCAAAAAGCTCGGCCAAAAAGGCCGCGAGACTCGGGCTTACGCCCTCGCTCGCGGTGAGCGAGCTAGTTTTCCCCACCGGCGTCGACAGTGGCGTCGCTCACGACGCCTACTGCCCGCCGCCGCCGAACAGGATCATCGGGTCGCGCGTCTGGACCCAGACCCGCCCGTCGCCTTCGAGTCGCGTGACGAAACCCTCCCCTCCGAGCAGCGAGGACTTGATGCTGGAGTCTTTCGCGCGCGACACCGAGAGGTCCTCGCTCCACGCGAGCAGATGGTCCTCGTCGACGACGAGCGGTTCGTCGCTCGTGACCCGCTCCTCGCGGACCGCGCCGAACGCCGAGATGAAGGCCGTACCCGACCCGCCGAGACGGAGGACGGTGAGTTCGCCCGACGAGAAGAAGTTACTTGCCTCGTTGCGGGCGGTGCCGCGTTCGACGTCGGGTGTCCACGCGAGCAGCCCGCCGGACTGGACCTTCACCGGCCCGGTCTCGTCGATGTCGAGTTGGGCGATGTCGCCGAGATAATCCGGGGCGAGCACGGCCCGAGAGCCGTCGGTCTCCGCCTCAAGGAACGTCGTCATGACCTCCAGTTCGTCGGAGACGGCGCGTTTGAGCATCCCGCCGAGACCACCCTCGCTCGCGTTCGTCTCCGAGCGGATGGCGTCGCTGCGGGTCACCATCGAGCCGGGGTCGATGCCAACGCGGTCGCCGCTGTCCATCGTGACTTCGAGCGTCGCGTAGCTCCGTCCGTCGGCAATCTGGAACTCCATGCGCGGCCGTTCCGCGGCGTCGCATAAATTCTTTCAGGCGGGGTGGGACGGAATCTCACGGCGATGGGGACCTGGGGTTCGGGCGGCGTGGATGCTGTCGCGGACGACACGCCTATTCGAGTCGCCGACCGAGAGGTGAGTATGCCCGACCGACTCCTGCGCATCAACGCCTACACCACGTTCGATATGCTCGACGGCACCGCGACGGGCCACGACTTCGACGAGGAGGCTTTCGCCGTCCTCAACGTCACCGCCCCGCGGCAGAACCCCGACCACGTGAAACTCGAACTCGAACTCGACAACACGCAACTGGAGACGCTTCCGGCGCACGCCGACCGCGTCACCCTCAGTGCCGAGCAGGCACGGACGCTCGCGGGCGAGTTGGAGAAGTACGCCGACCGCGTCGAAGCGGCCCAGTTGGACAACGACGACGAGTAGCCGAGCAACGGCCGGTTCGCCACCGCCGAGAGCCGTGAGACTTCGGCACAGTTCCCCACGTGACTCGCTAACACCCGTTTTGATTTTAGCCGAAATGAGCGAGCGTTTGTCACGGTAAACCGAGTCCCAGTGAAAATAAGTAGTGCCAGAGCGCACGATTAGTTGAGGAACTCAACACATGGGCTATCACTCTCTCCACTCGTGTTCTCGTGTCGGCTCGACGACTCCCGGTTTCGGCAGCCGCAATACGCACACTGCGGCTGTTCCGAAACCGGGGGTGGGGCGATGAGTTCGCGCGGAACGCTCACCCTCTTCGGCGCGGCTTCGGTCTGTCTCGGCACTTCCTTCGTCGCCATCAAGGTCGGTCTCGCGACGGTCCCGCCAGTCCTCTTCGCAGCCTTCCGCTTCGACATCGCCGCCGTCCTGCTGCTCGCGCTCGCGGCGTATCTGTACGACGACTGGCTCCCACAGACGCGCCGCGACCTGCTCGGCATCGCCGCCAGCGCGGTCTTCATCGTCGGCATCAACAACGCACTGTTGTTCGTCGGCCAGCAGTACACCACGAGCGGCGCAGCCGCGATCATGTACAGTCTGATGCCCGTCGTCTCGCCGGTGTTCACCTATCTGCTGCTCGGCGAGCGCGTCGCGCGCCTCGACGTCGCCGGTATCCTCCTTGGTCTCGTCGGCGTCATGGTCATCGTCCAGCCCTCGCCCGACCAGCTCGGTGTCGGGACGGTGGGCCAGCTGCTCGTCCTCGTCGCCGCGGTCAGCGTCTCGCTGGGGAGCGTCCTCCTCCAGCGTGCTCGCCCGCGGCTGGCGATGCTCCCGCTGTCGGCGTGGGCGATGCTCCTCGGCGCGCTCGGTCTCCATGCGACGAGTCTCGCCATCGGCGAGTCGGCGGCGACCATCCCGCTGACGGCCGACACGGTCGCCGCCGTCATTTACGTCGGCGCGCCCGGAACGGCCATCGCCTACGGGGCGTACTTCCTGCTCATCGCCGACGCGGGCCCGGTCCGGGCCAACCTCGTCGCCTACGCCGTCCCGGCGGTCGCGACGGTGACGGCCTGGGCACTCCTCGGCGAGGCACTCGCGACGACGACGCTGGCCGGATTCGGCATCATCCTCGCGGGGTTCGCCCTCCTCCAGCGGACGCAGCTCCGCGCCGAGGTGGACCGGTTCCTCCACACGGCCGAACAGGACGTCCGGGCGTTCGAGCGCGAGAGCGACGACTGAACGGAGTCGCCGCGCGGCGGTGTTCGTCGCTCACTGTGGCGTCAACGGACACGAACTCCGCCCTCGGCTCGGCAGCGCGATTCTTTTAGAAGATCGAGTCAGAGATTATCGTCAGACGCGCGAGGAAATATTCAAGTGTATTGGTAACAATTGCCACGCAATGGGCAGACGGGCATCACGACTGCGCGGCTACTGTCCCTGTTGTGGCTACCGGACGCTGGAGCAGGACGAGCCGGGGTCCTACGAGCGGTGCGGCATCTGCTTTTGGCACGACGACCCCGAGCAGTTCGAGCGGGTCGACTATCCGGGCGGAGCGAACCGCGAGTCGCTCCGGGAGGCGTGGCGGAACCTCCGGGAGTTCGGCTGGTGTGGCCGCGGGTTCAGACCCGCGCTGCTGCGGAAACCGCGGTGTTCCGACCAGCGCGACCCGCGGTGGCCGTACGACGGCTGACTCCCCGCCTCAGAGTTCTCAGAGTTTCCCGCCGAGCACCTTCGCCGCCGTGAGCACGGGGTCCCAGACGGGACTGAACGGCGGCGCGTAGGCCAGGTCGAGCCGTTCGACTTCGGAGACGGTCAGCTCCCCGGCGAGTGCCGTCGCCACGGTGTCGATACGGATCGCCGCGCGGTCGCTGCCGACGATGGTGCCGCCGAGCAATTTTCCAGAATCGCGGTCGGCAGTCAGCGTGACGGTCGTCTCCGCCGCGCCGGGGTAGTAGCCCGAGCGCGACCCTGCGGTGATCGTCTCGCTCACCGGGTCGAACCCCGCCTCCCTCGCCTCCTCGTGGTCGACGACCCCCGTCCGGCCGCACTCCAAGTCGAAGGCCTTGAGCACGGCCGTCCCGGCGACGTCGCCGACGGGCGTCGGGTCTCCCGCGACAGTCCCGCCGATGGCCCGCCCTGCTCTGTTCGCGGTCAGCCCGAGCGGGACCCACGCCGGGCCGCCGGTGACGACGTGGCGGTCCTCGGCGACGTCGCCCGCGGCGTAGACCCCCTCGACGTTCGTCCGGCCGTACTCGTCCGTGGCGATGGCTCCCGAGTCACCCAGTTCGACGCCGGTCCCCGCGAGGAGGTCGGTGTTCGGCCGGATGCCGATGCCGACGAGCACCATGTCGACGTCGAGCGGGCCGTCACCGAAGGAGACGCCCGTCACGCGACCGTCGTCGCCAGCGAGGCGGTCGACTTCGGTGTCCAGATGCAGCGTGACGCCCTGTTCGCGTAGGTGCTCCTCGACGCGCTCGGCGACGGCCTCGCCGAACGGCTGGAGGACGTGCGCGGACCGCTGAAAGAGATGGACGTCGAGGTCGTGGGCCGCGAAGGCCTCGGCCATCTCGATGCCGACGTAGCCGCCGCCGACGAGCGCGACCGTCTCGGGCGGGTCCATCGCGCCGTACCGCGCCACGGTCTCGCGGTCGACGTACTCGCCGCCGCCGACCGCCTCGACGGACGCCGCGTCGGGGGCGTCGAGGAACGCGCGGATGGCCGCCGCCGAGTCGAGTCCGTGCAGCGTGAACACGCCGTCGAGGGCTGCCCCCTCGATGGGACTCGTCGCGGCGTGCGCGCCGGTCGCGACGAGCAGGTCGCCGTAGGCCTGCTCGACGGCGTCGCCGTCGGCGGTGCGGACGGTTACGGTTCGCTCGTCGGGTGACACCGCGACGACCTCGTGTTCCCGCCGGAGGTCGATACCGCGCTCTTCGATCTCCTCGGGCGAGAGTGCCAGGAGGTCGCTCAGATGCTCGATGTCGCCCTTGACGAAGTAGGGCGTCCCGCAGTGGGCGTAGGAGACCCACCGGCCCTTCTCGAAGACGATCACCTCGCGGTCGGGGTCGTCGCGCTTCAGTTTGCTCGCGGCACTCAGGCCGGCGGCGTCACCGCCGACGACGACGAACGGGTCGGTCATGTGTCGAGAGTCGGCCGCGGGCGACATGAAGGCTCGCGGGCGAGGTCGGACGCACGGCTAGCGGCCGACTGCGCCCGGTCAGACTTCGACGACCTGGCCGACTTCGGGCGCGCTCGCCTCGTAGCCGTCCTCGCGTAACTCGGCGGCGAAGTTCTCGCAGTTGTCGCCGTGGTTGACGAGAATCTCACTCGCTTCGTACGCCGAGAGGAACTCGCGGAGGCCGTCGTGGTCCGCATGAGCAGAGAAGTCGTAGGACTCGGCCTGCGCCGAGATGGGCATGATTCGGCCGTCGATCTCGGCACTGCCGCGTTCCAGAAGGTCGCGGCCGGGCGTCCCCTCGACCTGGTAGCCCGTCATGGTGATCTTGTTCGTCGGGTCGGCGCGGACCTCGGGGATGTAGGTCATCGCCGGGCCGCCCGAGAGCATCCCGCTCGTCGTCACGATGACGGTGTTCTGCTTCGCGATGCGTTTGCGCTGGCCGTTCCGACCCGTGACGAAACGGGCGTGGGACTTCGCCCGGCGGAGCGCGTCGGCGTCGCGGACGAACTCGGGGTGGTTCCGGAGCATCCGCGTCACCTGCTTGCCCATGCCGTCGACGTAGCACGGGAGGTCGTGGGCCTCACAGATGAGCAGCATCTCCTGCGTGCGGCCGATGGCGAAGGCGGGGACGACGACGGTCCCCCCCTCCCACATCGTCGTCTGGAGACTCTCGACGAAGCGGCGTTCGACCTCGCCGCGGGGGTCGTGTTCGACGTCGGCGTACGTGCTCTCGCAGATGACGACGTCGGCGTCGGGGCGGTCGGTCGACCCGGGGACGAGCCGTTGGCCGACGACGTCGCCGCCGTCCTCTTCGTCGAGGTGGAAGTCCGCGGTGTAGAGCAGTCGCGTGTCGCCGTCGTCGACGAGGACGTGCGCGCTGCCGGGGATGTGGCCGGCGTTGTAGAGCGTGACCTCGTGGCCCGCGGCCTCGAACGGTTCTCCATAGCCGTGTGGGTTCGACACCTGCGTCATCCGCTGGACGTGCGTCTCGGTGAACGGGCAGTCGTACGTCCCGCCGTGGAGTTTGAGCGTGTCGCGGGCGAGCGTCAGCGCGAGTTCCTGCGTCGGCGGCGTCCAGTGGATGGGCGGCCGCCGGTCGCCCGAGAGGAGCGTGGGGACCGCGCCGACGTGGTCGAGATGGCCGTGAGAGACGACGACTGCGTCGGGTTCGGGGGAGGCGACGGGATACTGCGGGGGGTTGCCGGTCAGCATCCCGTAGTCCAAGAGCAGGGAGTCGTTGACGAGGATGGCACTGCGGCCGACCTCGCGGGCCCCGCCGAGGAACTGGAGTTTCATTGGCGGGTCGTAGCGACTCACGCCCTATTCGTTCGTCGGTTTCGAGACGGAGAGGGCGAACCGCTAAGTGACGGCCGCGAGTCATCTCGGCCGTGACGCCCTCCACCCCTCGCTCGCGTCGTGACCTCGTGTCGCGTCGCTCGCTCCTCGGGCTCGCCGGAGCTGCCGCGGTCGGGAGTGCCCTCCTCGATCCGGCGTGGTTCCGCAGCGAGCAACGGCTCAGTTCGGATGACGACGACGCGTGGCCGATGAGCCGCGGCGGTCCGGAACGGACCGGCTTCGCCGAACGCGGCCCGACCGAGGAGGTCGGCGTCGCGTGGCACCGCGACCTCGGCGACTCCTTTCCCGGTCTCGCACTCCCCGTCGCCGTCGCCGACGAGACGGTCTACACGGCGACACGCTACGCGGTCCACGCGCTCGACGCGGCCGACGGGACGCCGCGCTGGGAGTACGGCTTGAGCGGCGAGGGCTGGTTCGGTTCCGACTTCTTTCAGAGCGGGACGCATTTCGTCCAGAGTCCGCCCGTCGTCGGCGACGAGGGGGTCTACATCTGCGCCGGGTCGGACCTCTTCGCCGTCGGGAGCCGGGGAACTGCCCGCTGGCAGTACGACACGTCGAGCAGTTTCGAAGACGTGCTCGTCGTCGGCAACACGGCTTATTTTACTTCGAATCTCGACAGCGAGACGCTCGTCGCGCTCGACACCGACTCGGGGGTTCCACGCTGGACCGACACACCGGCCCCGATTCTCCCGCGGGCGTACGGCGACGGTCTGCTCGTCGGCCCGACACTCGACCGCGACGAGGGAGTCCTGCGCGCCGTCTCCGCGGAGACAGGCACCACGCAGTGGAGTCGGGAACTCACCCTCGCCGACCCCTACCGGCTCGTGCCGACCGTCGCCGACGGCACCGTCTTCTACGGCGACACGACGCTCTACGCGCTCGACGCCGAGACCGGCGAGACACGGTGGACGTACGAGACGCCGGACGACAGCGGACTCGCACCGGTCGTCGCCGGCGACACCGTCTACGTCGTCGCCGAGTTCTCCGGACTCGTGGTCGCGCTCGACGCCGAGACCGGGGAGGTGCGTTGGGAGCGAACCGTCGAGCGGGCCGAGTCAGTCGAGAGTCCCGCCGTGACGGCCGACACGCTCTATCTCGCCGCCGGGAGGGCCGCCATCGGCCTCGACACGAGCGACGGCACGGAGCGGTTCCGCGTCGGCGTCCCCGGTGGCGGCGTGGACTCATTCGCACTCGCCGGAGGAACGCTCTACGTCGGCAGCGGCGAGACGGTCGTCGCGCTCCGGGAGGGTGAGCGATGAGCGACGAGAGCGAGCGTTCGGCTCGGACGGGTGGCGGCGTCCTACAGTCGCTGCTCGTCGTCTTCGGACTGAACGGTGCCTCGAACGTCGTCCTCTCGCTCGCCGTCGCACCACTGCTCGTCAACGAGCCGTGGAACTTCGCAACCTCGTGGTCGCTCCTCCTCACCGTCGTCGTCGTCGTCGCCCTGCGGCGGTGGGGACTCGGCCCGACGGTCAGAGAGGCGTGGACCTTCGGCATCACCGCGCTCGTCGCCACCGTCGTCTTCATCCCGTTTGGCGTCGGCGACCCCCGACTGAGTGGGTCGCTCTACCCGGTCCTCCGGGGTATACTCTCCTGCGTCGCCATCCTCGCGTTCGCGGGGTTCGTGACGACGCTCGGGATGGACGACCTCCGGCGAGTAGTGAAGACGGAGAAGTAGCCCGCTCGCCTCCTCGCCTCCTCGCCTACTCGGCGGTGTTATCGACGGATTCGGGTTCGTACGCCACCGCGACCGCGACCTCGTTGCGTCGGAGGAACGGTGGCGTGTAGGGGGCGTTGTACTGCAGGAGGAACGGCTCGCCGCGCAGGTCGAGATCGCGCTCGGCGAGCGTGTCGAGCAACGCCGACCGCTGGTCTGTGACCCGCTCGTCGGTCGCCCACCACGAGAACGTCTTCACCGCGAGCGTCTGCGGCGGCTGGACGACGAGCCGGACCCGCGAGTCGGTCGGCGTCGGCGCGGTCGCGGGCGTGTACTCCGACGGGAGGTAGAAGGCCATCGTGACCTCGCCGTCGCCGTCGTCCGTGCGGACCGGTGCCGTCATCGACAGCTCGTCACTGTCGGTGTCGCGCGCGCCGGTCGTCGCACGCTCCGTCCGCACCGGCGCGGTCATCGACACCGTCTGGCCGTCCGCGTCGCTGGCGACGGGAGCCGTCATCGACACTTCCTCGCTCGACTCGTTTGCCCCCGAGAGGTAGCGGAACAGCCGTCGGAACGCGGCTTCGTTGCTCTCGGCGGTCGTCTCGACGAGGATCGTCCGTGGATACCGTCGAATCTCGACGCCGTCGAGTTCGGCGAGCGTGTCGTAGGGGACCCGTTCGGTCGACCGGGTGGAGTACAGTCCCCAGCCGGTCCAGAGCGCGAGGCCAGCGCCGCCGACGGCGAGCAGGCTCTTGGTGAGCGTTCGCATGAGTGAGAGGAGGGGCGCGAGCGACAAAACCTATCGCCTTACTTCACCGTCACGTAGGTCAGGAAGCCGACGGCGACGAGCTGGAGTGTCCGGAGCGCGAGGATGGCGTTCTGGACGACCGGCTCGCCCGAGTAGAGCATCGTCGTACTGAAGAAGAAGTAGATGGCCAGGGCGTTCTCCAGGATGAGCGTCGCGCCGAAGGCGATGAGTCCGAGCGTCAGCGTCGACTCGAAGGTCCGGTAGTTGCGGACCCAAATCCCTGTGAGCACGAGCAAAAAGAGGATGCTCAGTCCCGAGAGGGCGGTCGCGACCGTCAGTGTGGTTGTCATAGCCATGGTTAGTCCATCTTCGTCAGGATGTCCTCGAACTGCTCGCGGTGGTGCTCGAAGCGGTCGGTGAGGAAGTACATCGTCCCGTAGCTGGCCTCGCCCTTCTCGACGACGTCGTGGTCGACGAGCAGGTCCAGATGGTAGCGGATCGTGTTGTACTCCAAGTCGAGCGTCTCCGAGAGCTGGTTGGCGTTCCGGGGACGCTCCGAGAGGGCGCGAATGATGCGCGCGCGGTTCTCACCGCCGCGCATCCCGGCCAAGAGATACCAGAGCGCCTTCTCCATCCGAGTTCACCTCCACTGTCGGCGACGTGGCATATATACGTGCTCATGGCCGGAGCGTCTTCGACACCCAGCCGGAGGCCCCGTTGGGGAACGCCGAAGCCTCGTCTTCGGGCTGGAGCGTGCCGGTACCGTCGGTGGCGCGGACGACCACCTCGTGTTCGCCCCCGGGCGGCTCGTACCGGTAGACCCACTGCCGCCAGACGTCGGTGCCGGGCAGCCGCTCCGACAGCTCCGCGTCAGCCCACGTCGCGCCCCCGTCGGTCGAGACCTCGACGCGCTCGACGTCGCGGGTCCCGGCGTAGGCGTGGCCCGCGACCTCGATGCGGCCGTCGTCGAGACGGTTGTCGACCCACAGCTTCGCGACGGTGTTGACCGGGCCGGTGCCGTGCCAGCCGCGTTTCTCCCAGTAGCCGTCGGCGGGGCGGTCGAGGATCTCGATCTCGTCGATCCACTTGACGTTGATCTCGCCCCAGTGGCCGGGGATGAGTGCCCGTGCCGGGTAGCCGTGGCCGCGCGGGAGGATCTGTCCGTTCATGCCGATGGCGAGAAAGCCGTCGCGGAGGGCCGACAGCGGGAACTCCTCGTAGAAGCCGTCGGCGGCGCGGAACATCACACAGCAGCCGTCGTCGACGCCAGCGGGTTCCACGAGGTCCATGATGGACACGCCGGTCCAGACGGCGTTGTCCAGCTTCCTGCCGTTCAGCGGTTCGCCGACGCAGCGCAGCGAGACGAAGCGGTGCTCCATCTCCATCCGGGCAATCTCCTCGTAGGAGTAGGTCACCTCCTCGTCGACCGCGCCGGTGACCGAGAGCGACCAGTCGGCGGCGTCGAGAGCCGGGTCCGTCGAGTTGATGTCGACCTGGTAGAACGAGTCGCTGACGAGGGGTTCCAGCCCCGCGACCGCGAGCGACTGCTCGCTCGCCTGTGCGAGCATCGCGTCGACCTCGGGGACGGCCCACGGCTCGCCGACGTCCAGCGTCGACGACGCGGACGACGCCGACTGTGAGTCGGCACGCGCACCCAGCGCGTAGCCACCGAGAACGAGCGGGAGCGCGCTCGCGATAGCCGCGAGGACGCGCCGCCGACCCGGTTGGGCCGCGTCGCCGTCGATGGCCGGGAACCCCCGAACCGCGACGAGGTCGGCGACGGCCGCGACCAGCCCCGCGGCGACGCCCGCCGCCAGCGACGGGAGGGGTGCCCCTGTGACGGCGTAGGCGACGGCGAGGACCGCCGCGGCGACGACCGGGCCCGAGACCGTCCCGCCGAGCGCGCGGTCCGCTCGCTGGCCGACCAGCGTCGCCCCGGCGAAGAGCAGCGTCGCGATACCGAGCGCGGTGAGGACGTTCAGCTGGTCGCCGAAGTCGCCGAGGACGACGATGGCGAAGGTGATGACCGCACCCGGTAAGCGGCGGGCGAGGAAGCCCGCGATGGGACCCGCGACGAACGCGGGCGTGAACGATGCGACCGCGAAGGAGCCAGCGACGCCCGCGACGCCCGCGAGGAGTGCCACGAGGATGCGAGCGGGCCACGAGTGTGACGGGGTAGCGTCGCTCGGTTCGGGGGATGTGTCAGCTGGGTCGGTTGGGGGCGAAGACATGAGGTGTGGTAACTCTCCAGATCTCAGTTGTCCATCGCTTGGGACGGAGAGATGGTTAGTCTGACGACCGAGGTAGTCTCGGGATAGTCGTAGCCGTCGTCGACGTCGCCGATGCGGCGGACCGTGCCCATCTCGTCGTCGCCGGTGTTCGGGCCGGACTGTCTCGGGGCCTGGTTGGGGCCGACGCCCGGCTCCTCGTTGACCTCGGTGCCGGCGTCCCAGAGCAGCAGGTGGCTCGTCCGGTCGCCGTCGACGGGTTCGTCGTTCTCGTCGAACAGTGGAATCCCGCTCGGTTCGGGCGCGTAGAACAGGTCGTTCGACTGGACGAACATCGTCGCCAGCGACAGCCGGTGGCCCGCGTGGGCCTCGACCTGGAAGGTGTACGCGCCGCCGGGACCGATGGGTCCCGCCTCGTCGCCGCCCTCGGGGACGGCCGCGGCACCCGCGTGGTCGACGCTCATCTCGACTTCGCCGACCAAAGTCGACGGACCGCCGTCCTCGGCGAGCGTTTCGAGGCCGGGGCTGGCCGCCTCGTCCTCGGTGAACAGCGAGACGCCCTCGTCGTGGACCGCGTAGGCGACTGGCGCGAGAACCGCGGGCACGGGACCTTCAGAAGTCTGGAGCGTCTCCGCCGAGCCGACGTTCTCGACGCGGACGGTGAACGTCGTGGCCATCATGCCGTCGTCCATCGATTCGCTTGTCGTCTCGCTCATGCTCTCGTTCATCTCGCCACCCATCGACTCCGTCGTCGTCTCGCCGCCCATCGACTCGGTGGTCGGCTGGCTCCCGCCGTCGCCGCCGGTCGTACAGCCCGCGAGCGCGACTGTCCCGGCCGCGCCGACGCCGATGAGGAACCGCCGCCGTGTCGTGTCGTGTGTCATTACGACCGAAGAAGCGTCGTTCGAGGGGATATTGATTTTTCAAAGTCGGACTCACATCGGCCGAACATCCGACGAAACTCTCTCGAAACTCTCTCTAGAATCTCCCTCGACTTCGAGCCGAAACGGAGGGGTCGCGCCGTCGACGCCGACGAACTCATGGGTCTCGGCGCGCGAAGAGGGGTATGACCGAGGACGACGTCACGACGCAGCTCACCGCGCTCGCCGACGAGCTCGCCGCGACCGCAGAGCGGCCGATGCGGCCCGACGTGACCCACTGGGTCGCCGAGGCCGACGCCGTCGCGGGCGACGTTGCCGATGGTGTCGATGTCGGTGGCGACGGTGGCCTGCCGGACGAGGTGGTCCGCGAGCGCGTCGGCCACGTCCGCGAGCTGCTGTCGCACGTCGAAGAGACCGGTGACGAGAAAGCCGATGAGCACGTCGCGACGGCGAACAGACTGGCGGAGGCGGTGCTGACGGAACTCGACTGAAGCGTTCACAGACCACCACAACCTCCTTACCGGAAACGGGACACACCGATTCATGGACGAGGACGTCGCGTCGGCACTGGGCAGCGCGTTTCCCAGTCGAGAGGTCGACGACATAGGGTCGACAGGACCCTCTTGGAACGAGAAGAACCAGACGGTCAGAGTCGAGTTCGTCGACGGCGGGGCGGTCTATCTGAAACTGGCAGCCGACGGCGACGGGTCGCGAATCAGACGAGAGCGTGCCGTACTCGACTACGTGAGCGCGAACTATCAAGTTCCGACGCCGACAGTACTGGTGAGCGAGACCGACACGCGAGTTCCGTATCTCGTGACCGACCCGGTCGCTGGCGAGACAGTCTCGAGAGTGTGGGCCGACGCCGACGACGCAGAACGAGCAGC from Halogranum gelatinilyticum encodes the following:
- a CDS encoding MBL fold metallo-hydrolase; its protein translation is MKLQFLGGAREVGRSAILVNDSLLLDYGMLTGNPPQYPVASPEPDAVVVSHGHLDHVGAVPTLLSGDRRPPIHWTPPTQELALTLARDTLKLHGGTYDCPFTETHVQRMTQVSNPHGYGEPFEAAGHEVTLYNAGHIPGSAHVLVDDGDTRLLYTADFHLDEEDGGDVVGQRLVPGSTDRPDADVVICESTYADVEHDPRGEVERRFVESLQTTMWEGGTVVVPAFAIGRTQEMLLICEAHDLPCYVDGMGKQVTRMLRNHPEFVRDADALRRAKSHARFVTGRNGQRKRIAKQNTVIVTTSGMLSGGPAMTYIPEVRADPTNKITMTGYQVEGTPGRDLLERGSAEIDGRIMPISAQAESYDFSAHADHDGLREFLSAYEASEILVNHGDNCENFAAELREDGYEASAPEVGQVVEV
- a CDS encoding DMT family transporter, giving the protein MSSRGTLTLFGAASVCLGTSFVAIKVGLATVPPVLFAAFRFDIAAVLLLALAAYLYDDWLPQTRRDLLGIAASAVFIVGINNALLFVGQQYTTSGAAAIMYSLMPVVSPVFTYLLLGERVARLDVAGILLGLVGVMVIVQPSPDQLGVGTVGQLLVLVAAVSVSLGSVLLQRARPRLAMLPLSAWAMLLGALGLHATSLAIGESAATIPLTADTVAAVIYVGAPGTAIAYGAYFLLIADAGPVRANLVAYAVPAVATVTAWALLGEALATTTLAGFGIILAGFALLQRTQLRAEVDRFLHTAEQDVRAFERESDD
- a CDS encoding TIGR00266 family protein produces the protein MEFQIADGRSYATLEVTMDSGDRVGIDPGSMVTRSDAIRSETNASEGGLGGMLKRAVSDELEVMTTFLEAETDGSRAVLAPDYLGDIAQLDIDETGPVKVQSGGLLAWTPDVERGTARNEASNFFSSGELTVLRLGGSGTAFISAFGAVREERVTSDEPLVVDEDHLLAWSEDLSVSRAKDSSIKSSLLGGEGFVTRLEGDGRVWVQTRDPMILFGGGGQ
- a CDS encoding CPCC family cysteine-rich protein produces the protein MGRRASRLRGYCPCCGYRTLEQDEPGSYERCGICFWHDDPEQFERVDYPGGANRESLREAWRNLREFGWCGRGFRPALLRKPRCSDQRDPRWPYDG
- a CDS encoding DUF6360 family protein; this translates as MPDRLLRINAYTTFDMLDGTATGHDFDEEAFAVLNVTAPRQNPDHVKLELELDNTQLETLPAHADRVTLSAEQARTLAGELEKYADRVEAAQLDNDDE
- a CDS encoding FAD-dependent oxidoreductase, with protein sequence MTDPFVVVGGDAAGLSAASKLKRDDPDREVIVFEKGRWVSYAHCGTPYFVKGDIEHLSDLLALSPEEIEERGIDLRREHEVVAVSPDERTVTVRTADGDAVEQAYGDLLVATGAHAATSPIEGAALDGVFTLHGLDSAAAIRAFLDAPDAASVEAVGGGEYVDRETVARYGAMDPPETVALVGGGYVGIEMAEAFAAHDLDVHLFQRSAHVLQPFGEAVAERVEEHLREQGVTLHLDTEVDRLAGDDGRVTGVSFGDGPLDVDMVLVGIGIRPNTDLLAGTGVELGDSGAIATDEYGRTNVEGVYAAGDVAEDRHVVTGGPAWVPLGLTANRAGRAIGGTVAGDPTPVGDVAGTAVLKAFDLECGRTGVVDHEEAREAGFDPVSETITAGSRSGYYPGAAETTVTLTADRDSGKLLGGTIVGSDRAAIRIDTVATALAGELTVSEVERLDLAYAPPFSPVWDPVLTAAKVLGGKL
- a CDS encoding winged helix-turn-helix domain-containing protein, with product MEKALWYLLAGMRGGENRARIIRALSERPRNANQLSETLDLEYNTIRYHLDLLVDHDVVEKGEASYGTMYFLTDRFEHHREQFEDILTKMD
- a CDS encoding outer membrane protein assembly factor BamB family protein, yielding MTPSTPRSRRDLVSRRSLLGLAGAAAVGSALLDPAWFRSEQRLSSDDDDAWPMSRGGPERTGFAERGPTEEVGVAWHRDLGDSFPGLALPVAVADETVYTATRYAVHALDAADGTPRWEYGLSGEGWFGSDFFQSGTHFVQSPPVVGDEGVYICAGSDLFAVGSRGTARWQYDTSSSFEDVLVVGNTAYFTSNLDSETLVALDTDSGVPRWTDTPAPILPRAYGDGLLVGPTLDRDEGVLRAVSAETGTTQWSRELTLADPYRLVPTVADGTVFYGDTTLYALDAETGETRWTYETPDDSGLAPVVAGDTVYVVAEFSGLVVALDAETGEVRWERTVERAESVESPAVTADTLYLAAGRAAIGLDTSDGTERFRVGVPGGGVDSFALAGGTLYVGSGETVVALREGER
- a CDS encoding SOUL family heme-binding protein; translated protein: MRTLTKSLLAVGGAGLALWTGWGLYSTRSTERVPYDTLAELDGVEIRRYPRTILVETTAESNEAAFRRLFRYLSGANESSEEVSMTAPVASDADGQTVSMTAPVRTERATTGARDTDSDELSMTAPVRTDDGDGEVTMAFYLPSEYTPATAPTPTDSRVRLVVQPPQTLAVKTFSWWATDERVTDQRSALLDTLAERDLDLRGEPFLLQYNAPYTPPFLRRNEVAVAVAYEPESVDNTAE
- a CDS encoding molybdopterin-dependent oxidoreductase — its product is MSSPPTDPADTSPEPSDATPSHSWPARILVALLAGVAGVAGSFAVASFTPAFVAGPIAGFLARRLPGAVITFAIVVLGDFGDQLNVLTALGIATLLFAGATLVGQRADRALGGTVSGPVVAAAVLAVAYAVTGAPLPSLAAGVAAGLVAAVADLVAVRGFPAIDGDAAQPGRRRVLAAIASALPLVLGGYALGARADSQSASSASSTLDVGEPWAVPEVDAMLAQASEQSLAVAGLEPLVSDSFYQVDINSTDPALDAADWSLSVTGAVDEEVTYSYEEIARMEMEHRFVSLRCVGEPLNGRKLDNAVWTGVSIMDLVEPAGVDDGCCVMFRAADGFYEEFPLSALRDGFLAIGMNGQILPRGHGYPARALIPGHWGEINVKWIDEIEILDRPADGYWEKRGWHGTGPVNTVAKLWVDNRLDDGRIEVAGHAYAGTRDVERVEVSTDGGATWADAELSERLPGTDVWRQWVYRYEPPGGEHEVVVRATDGTGTLQPEDEASAFPNGASGWVSKTLRP